A genomic segment from Nocardiopsis sp. Huas11 encodes:
- a CDS encoding glycoside hydrolase family 3 protein produces MDHSEYRRLVQQYRAEAKQRFADLRARRRERRGKPVAERLEARRAERAEVKAWRAEVKAAEPRRERRARRKGFKAFRRRQHRWIKLTALGVVVALIASVLGSWYHTATRPATEDQAAAREHSLGVADQVMAEGLVLLRNEEDVLPLADREVSVFGVSAATPVFGGGGAGGISSVGAQSLFAALEEAGVDYDRAVRDLYGNYADNGEATTEPYEEPEAGVVDELLPSLKGFFVTSPTEMPVEHLSDAVLSDAREHSDTAVYAVGRAGMEGRDFTPEDLRLTEDERATLEALDATFEHVVVLVNSANAMELGFLEEYESVDAALWIGGPGETGMNAVARALTGEVNPSGRLTDTYAYDIDTHPAVLNTGDFEYTDDGGEPVGRYFTHHLEGIYAGYRYYETFVPEEEYEDVVQYPFGHGLSYTEFEWSDAEFDTDEHTVSARVDVTNTGDAPGREVVQVYYDAPYADGGIEKPATVLGGYAKSDQLAPGETQTVTVAFDTAAMASYDDRDAQAWVLDEGDYGIRLARDVHDTVDSATHAQPERVVIDTDPATGAEITNRFDDARGDLAYLSRGNPDETFPTAPTEDDLRMPDGLLEDDYALEADPDASAPVTGADHGLELADLKGAPMEDPRWQDFLDQLTEDELVALSGNGGYWSVGIERLGVPETTMYDGPASIRDFIGHWTTVAFPTPVVLASTWNDELALEVGRSMGAEAQSYGVDAVYGPSLDLHRSPLGGRNFEYFSEDPLLTARIGAQYVSGLQSQGTVAVIKHFAGNVQETNRAAMGLYVWTTEQAWRELHLRPFEAAVKDGGAHGAMTAFNRVGTTWAGGSEALLTDVLRGEWGFEGFVITDAGIVGQGAHFDARQAVEAGNDMILGLLVDLPGAGSYEQELADYLEQDRAGTLTALRESAHHILFYVLQTNRI; encoded by the coding sequence ATGGACCACAGCGAGTACCGGCGACTGGTGCAGCAGTACCGAGCCGAGGCGAAGCAGCGCTTCGCCGACCTCAGGGCACGGCGCAGGGAGCGGCGCGGCAAGCCCGTCGCCGAGCGCCTGGAAGCGCGCCGCGCCGAGCGGGCCGAGGTCAAGGCCTGGCGCGCCGAGGTGAAGGCCGCCGAACCCCGCCGGGAGCGCCGGGCCCGCAGGAAGGGCTTCAAGGCGTTCCGCAGGCGTCAGCACCGCTGGATCAAGCTCACCGCACTGGGTGTGGTCGTCGCCCTGATCGCGAGTGTCCTGGGGTCCTGGTACCACACCGCCACGCGCCCGGCCACGGAGGACCAGGCGGCCGCGCGGGAGCACTCCCTGGGCGTGGCCGACCAGGTCATGGCGGAGGGCCTGGTCCTGCTCCGGAACGAGGAGGACGTGCTTCCGCTGGCGGACCGCGAGGTCAGTGTCTTCGGCGTGAGCGCGGCCACGCCCGTCTTCGGCGGAGGCGGAGCGGGCGGCATCTCCTCCGTCGGAGCGCAATCGCTCTTCGCCGCGCTCGAGGAGGCCGGCGTCGACTACGACCGGGCGGTGCGCGACCTCTACGGCAACTACGCGGACAACGGCGAGGCCACGACCGAGCCCTACGAGGAGCCCGAGGCCGGCGTCGTCGACGAACTCCTGCCCTCGCTCAAGGGCTTCTTCGTCACCTCACCGACCGAGATGCCCGTCGAACACCTCTCCGACGCGGTCCTGTCCGATGCCCGCGAGCACTCCGACACCGCGGTCTACGCGGTCGGCCGGGCGGGCATGGAGGGCAGGGACTTCACCCCCGAGGACCTGCGCCTGACCGAGGACGAGCGCGCCACCCTGGAGGCACTGGACGCGACCTTCGAGCACGTGGTGGTCCTCGTCAACAGCGCCAACGCGATGGAGCTCGGCTTCCTGGAGGAGTACGAGAGCGTGGACGCCGCGCTGTGGATCGGCGGCCCCGGCGAGACCGGCATGAACGCGGTGGCGCGCGCCCTCACCGGCGAGGTGAACCCGTCCGGGCGCCTCACCGACACCTACGCCTATGACATCGACACCCACCCGGCCGTGCTCAACACCGGCGACTTCGAGTACACCGACGACGGCGGCGAGCCCGTCGGCCGCTACTTCACCCATCACCTCGAAGGCATCTACGCCGGCTACCGCTACTACGAGACCTTCGTGCCCGAGGAGGAGTACGAGGACGTCGTCCAGTACCCGTTCGGGCACGGCCTGTCGTACACGGAGTTCGAGTGGTCCGACGCCGAGTTCGACACCGACGAGCACACCGTGAGCGCACGGGTCGACGTGACCAACACCGGTGACGCGCCCGGCCGGGAGGTCGTGCAGGTCTACTACGACGCCCCCTACGCCGACGGCGGGATCGAGAAGCCCGCGACCGTGCTCGGCGGCTACGCCAAGTCCGATCAGCTCGCACCGGGCGAGACGCAGACCGTGACGGTCGCCTTCGACACCGCCGCCATGGCCTCCTACGACGACCGCGACGCCCAGGCGTGGGTCCTGGACGAGGGCGACTACGGGATCCGGCTGGCCCGCGACGTGCACGACACCGTGGACAGCGCGACCCACGCCCAGCCCGAGCGGGTCGTCATCGACACCGACCCGGCCACGGGCGCCGAGATCACCAACCGGTTCGACGACGCGCGGGGCGATCTGGCCTACCTGTCGCGCGGCAACCCCGACGAGACCTTCCCGACGGCTCCCACCGAGGACGACCTGCGCATGCCCGACGGGCTGCTGGAGGACGACTACGCGCTGGAGGCCGACCCGGACGCCTCCGCGCCCGTCACCGGCGCGGACCACGGTCTCGAACTCGCCGACCTGAAGGGGGCGCCGATGGAGGACCCCCGCTGGCAGGACTTCCTCGACCAGCTCACCGAGGACGAGCTGGTCGCGCTGTCCGGCAACGGCGGCTACTGGTCCGTGGGGATCGAGCGCCTGGGCGTCCCGGAGACGACGATGTACGACGGCCCCGCCAGCATCCGCGACTTCATCGGGCACTGGACCACGGTCGCCTTCCCCACCCCCGTGGTCCTGGCCTCGACGTGGAACGACGAGCTCGCCCTGGAGGTCGGGCGGTCGATGGGCGCGGAGGCGCAGTCCTACGGCGTCGACGCGGTCTACGGCCCCTCCCTCGACCTGCACCGCTCACCGCTGGGCGGGCGCAACTTCGAGTACTTCTCCGAGGACCCGCTGCTCACCGCGCGGATCGGCGCCCAGTACGTGTCCGGTCTCCAGTCGCAGGGCACCGTGGCCGTGATCAAGCACTTCGCGGGCAACGTCCAGGAGACCAACCGGGCCGCGATGGGCCTGTACGTGTGGACGACCGAGCAGGCGTGGCGCGAACTGCACCTGCGCCCCTTCGAAGCCGCGGTCAAGGACGGTGGCGCGCACGGGGCCATGACCGCCTTCAACCGCGTCGGCACCACCTGGGCGGGCGGCAGCGAGGCACTGCTCACCGACGTCCTGCGCGGTGAGTGGGGCTTCGAGGGCTTCGTCATCACCGACGCCGGCATCGTGGGCCAGGGCGCCCACTTCGACGCACGCCAGGCGGTCGAGGCGGGCAACGACATGATCCTCGGGCTGCTCGTCGACCTTCCGGGGGCAGGCTCCTACGAGCAGGAACTCGCCGACTACCTCGAACAGGACAGGGCCGGGACGCTGACCGCGCTGCGCGAGTCGGCGCACCACATCCTGTTCTACGTGCTCCAGACGAACAGGATCTGA
- a CDS encoding TetR/AcrR family transcriptional regulator produces the protein MNRRGPYGKTAAKREEILAAALELIARHGYRGTSVKAIAESAGLSPAGVLHHFGTKERLFVEVLRRRDQLDAARSRADVAAAAETSPLHPLDRYAALLDANSGVPGLVELYSALVVEAADPSHEAHDFFAERRAEGQYLLTRAVRRMQEAGTLTTGIDAGVLATVLHALGDGLQTLWLIDPEIDMGGTVTALLHALRTDLAEEDGPAA, from the coding sequence ATGAATCGGCGAGGCCCGTACGGCAAGACGGCGGCGAAGCGTGAAGAGATCCTGGCCGCGGCGTTGGAGCTCATCGCACGTCACGGGTATCGCGGTACGTCCGTCAAGGCCATCGCCGAGTCGGCCGGGCTGAGCCCCGCCGGCGTGCTGCACCACTTCGGCACCAAGGAGCGGCTCTTCGTCGAGGTCCTGCGCCGACGCGACCAGCTCGACGCGGCCCGTTCCCGGGCCGACGTCGCCGCCGCGGCCGAGACGTCGCCGCTGCACCCCCTCGACCGCTACGCCGCCCTGCTGGACGCCAACTCCGGGGTCCCCGGGTTGGTCGAGCTCTACTCGGCGCTGGTGGTCGAAGCGGCCGACCCCTCGCACGAGGCGCACGACTTCTTCGCCGAGCGCCGGGCCGAGGGCCAGTACCTGCTCACGCGGGCCGTCCGGCGGATGCAGGAGGCCGGGACGCTCACCACCGGAATCGACGCCGGGGTCCTGGCGACCGTGCTCCACGCACTCGGCGACGGGCTCCAGACCCTCTGGCTGATCGACCCCGAGATCGACATGGGCGGCACCGTGACCGCACTCCTGCACGCCCTGCGCACGGACCTTGCGGAGGAGGACGGACCCGCGGCCTGA
- a CDS encoding LacI family DNA-binding transcriptional regulator produces MDSPKRTTIYDVAREAGVAASTVSRALRNPRRVNAATREHVLQTAERMGYRPSPLATALQSGRTATVAMLVPDITNPHFFGTIKGAERRASAAGITFILSYTEESADNERTQIEHLARSVDGFVLASSRMSDESLWELAEEHNLALVNREVKGLPSAVVDSRVGSRQIVEHLASLGHRSLVYLSGPHQSWPAGERWRGLVDGARGLGMRITRLGPFPPRVVGGGAAADAALVTGATAVVAHNDLLAIGVLRRLAERGVAVPEQVSVVGYDDIFGADFCVPALTTLAGPQDEAGRSAVELLLENRSRSTTRTPDRRVMLPSHLVIRDSTGPADR; encoded by the coding sequence ATGGACTCCCCGAAGCGCACCACCATCTACGACGTGGCCCGGGAGGCGGGCGTCGCCGCCTCCACGGTCTCGCGCGCCCTGCGCAACCCCCGCCGGGTCAACGCGGCCACCCGCGAGCACGTCCTCCAGACCGCCGAGCGCATGGGCTACCGCCCCAGCCCTCTGGCGACGGCGTTGCAGTCGGGGCGGACCGCGACGGTGGCGATGCTGGTGCCCGACATCACCAACCCGCACTTCTTCGGGACGATCAAGGGCGCCGAGCGGCGGGCGTCCGCGGCCGGCATCACCTTCATCCTCAGCTACACCGAGGAGTCGGCCGACAACGAGCGCACCCAGATCGAGCACCTGGCCCGGTCGGTGGACGGCTTCGTCCTGGCGTCGAGCCGGATGTCGGACGAGAGCCTGTGGGAGCTGGCCGAGGAGCACAACCTGGCCCTGGTCAACCGGGAGGTGAAGGGGCTGCCCAGCGCCGTGGTCGACAGCCGGGTGGGCAGCCGGCAGATCGTGGAGCACCTGGCCTCGCTGGGGCACCGGTCACTCGTCTACCTGTCGGGCCCGCACCAGTCCTGGCCGGCCGGTGAGCGGTGGCGGGGGCTGGTCGACGGGGCGCGGGGCCTCGGCATGAGGATCACCCGCCTGGGGCCCTTCCCCCCGCGCGTGGTCGGCGGCGGGGCGGCGGCCGACGCGGCCCTGGTGACGGGGGCCACGGCCGTGGTCGCCCACAACGACCTGCTGGCCATCGGCGTGCTGCGCCGTCTGGCCGAACGGGGCGTGGCGGTGCCCGAGCAGGTCAGCGTGGTCGGGTACGACGACATCTTCGGCGCCGACTTCTGTGTCCCGGCGCTCACGACCCTGGCCGGCCCGCAGGACGAGGCCGGCCGCTCGGCCGTGGAACTGCTGCTGGAGAACCGGTCCCGCTCCACGACCCGCACGCCCGACCGAAGGGTCATGCTGCCCTCGCACCTGGTGATCCGCGACTCCACGGGCCCGGCCGACCGCTGA
- a CDS encoding TRAP transporter small permease, which yields MPDNPPSPGNKPPAPRPAVVRRLEAAELAVGVALLALILVLILLQATQRHLPVQGWVWTGELARLGLVWLTFSLAGYLVGRDEHITLKVVDLLLGDRGLRAVWILANLVVAAVGVLLTLEAVELVFGGSPQSTPALRIPVSATYVIPLVGVVLMSLRALANAALLPGPPQREHRPAQTGEATR from the coding sequence ATGCCTGACAACCCCCCGTCCCCCGGCAACAAGCCGCCCGCGCCGCGCCCTGCGGTGGTGCGCCGGCTGGAGGCGGCCGAACTGGCCGTCGGGGTCGCGCTGCTCGCGCTGATCCTCGTCCTGATCCTCCTGCAGGCCACCCAGCGCCACCTGCCGGTGCAGGGCTGGGTGTGGACCGGGGAGCTGGCCCGCCTCGGGCTGGTCTGGCTCACGTTCTCCCTGGCCGGCTACCTGGTCGGCCGCGACGAGCACATCACCCTCAAGGTGGTCGACCTCCTCCTCGGCGACCGCGGGCTGCGGGCGGTGTGGATCCTGGCCAACCTCGTGGTCGCCGCGGTGGGCGTGCTGCTCACCCTGGAGGCCGTCGAGCTCGTCTTCGGCGGGTCGCCGCAGTCGACCCCGGCCCTGCGCATCCCCGTCTCCGCCACCTACGTGATCCCGCTGGTCGGAGTCGTGCTCATGTCGCTGCGCGCCCTCGCCAACGCCGCCCTGCTTCCCGGACCGCCCCAGCGCGAACACCGTCCGGCCCAGACGGGGGAGGCGACCCGATGA
- a CDS encoding TRAP transporter large permease, giving the protein MSALLVILGILVLLLLRVPIAFAILGPCLTYMAVGGQSTGLSLRTAAQEVNSFPLLAVPLFILLGVVANHTGIADRLFAFAQVLLGRARGGLGYVNIGVSVGFSWISGTALADVAGMGKMMVPAMTKAGYPRRFALGLTASTSLISPIMPPSIPAIVYASVAAVSTAALFAAAVLPAVLMAGGLALAVFLWARRRPELAGKRAERGELGAATRRAAGPLLAPVLLLGGILSGLFTPTEAASVGVAYVLLLGLLYRRLGWRSLWNIGVETVTTAASIAIILAASGLLGWVLAREQVPQQVAGFLLGLTDDPTLLLLLVSAVLIMIGTVLEPIAALVITVPVLLPVAVRLGADPVHFGVITILCLMIGLLTPPIGGVLFVLGSATRTPMHEVFRGTAPFLVPLVAVLLLLILFPDLVLFLPGLLDL; this is encoded by the coding sequence ATGAGCGCGCTCCTGGTCATCCTCGGCATCCTCGTGCTGCTGCTCCTGCGGGTACCCATCGCGTTCGCGATCCTGGGCCCGTGCCTGACCTACATGGCCGTCGGCGGCCAGTCCACCGGGTTGAGCCTGCGCACGGCGGCGCAGGAGGTCAACAGCTTTCCGCTGCTGGCCGTCCCGCTGTTCATCCTCCTCGGCGTGGTCGCCAACCACACCGGGATCGCCGACCGGCTCTTCGCGTTCGCCCAGGTCCTGCTGGGCCGGGCGCGCGGCGGCCTCGGCTACGTCAACATCGGCGTCAGCGTCGGCTTCTCCTGGATCAGCGGCACGGCGCTGGCCGACGTGGCGGGCATGGGCAAGATGATGGTTCCGGCGATGACCAAGGCGGGCTACCCGCGGCGCTTCGCCCTGGGCCTGACCGCCTCCACCAGCCTGATCAGCCCGATCATGCCGCCCAGCATTCCGGCGATCGTGTACGCGTCGGTCGCGGCGGTCTCCACGGCCGCGCTGTTCGCCGCCGCGGTGCTCCCGGCCGTACTGATGGCCGGCGGTCTGGCCCTGGCCGTGTTCCTGTGGGCACGGCGCAGACCCGAACTCGCCGGGAAGCGGGCCGAGCGGGGTGAGCTGGGCGCCGCGACACGGCGTGCGGCCGGTCCGCTGCTGGCTCCGGTGCTGCTGCTCGGCGGCATCCTCAGCGGCCTGTTCACCCCGACCGAGGCGGCGTCGGTCGGGGTCGCCTACGTCCTGCTCCTGGGCCTGCTCTACCGAAGGCTGGGTTGGCGCTCCCTGTGGAACATCGGCGTGGAGACCGTCACCACGGCCGCCTCCATCGCGATCATCCTGGCCGCCTCCGGCCTCCTCGGCTGGGTCCTGGCCCGCGAGCAGGTGCCCCAGCAGGTCGCCGGCTTCCTGCTGGGCCTCACCGACGACCCCACGCTGCTGTTGCTGCTGGTCAGCGCGGTGCTGATCATGATCGGCACCGTCCTGGAACCCATCGCCGCGCTGGTCATCACCGTCCCGGTCCTGCTCCCCGTCGCCGTCCGTTTGGGAGCCGACCCCGTGCACTTCGGGGTGATCACGATCCTCTGCCTCATGATCGGCCTGCTCACGCCTCCGATCGGCGGCGTGCTCTTCGTCCTCGGATCGGCGACCCGCACACCCATGCACGAGGTGTTCCGCGGCACGGCTCCGTTCCTGGTGCCGCTGGTGGCGGTGCTGCTGCTCCTCATCCTCTTCCCCGACCTGGTCCTGTTCCTTCCCGGACTCCTGGACCTGTGA
- a CDS encoding sialic acid TRAP transporter substrate-binding protein SiaP, with protein MRKTTRLMALFPAVVLAATACGSGGGSGDEEPVLTFANSYTEDHPHTRCGIDLVAERVAEADAGFSVDTFPNSTLGSNTETFASVMSGDIDMDVQGSAALGSSYEPIGVLDAAYAFRDADHLFGYFDSEASQPLRDGFEEATGVKILDAWYFGDRHFTANEPIRTPGDLAGLRMRFPDSPIYLANAEAMGAEPTTVAFEEVYLALQQGTVDGQENPIPTIAGDNFDEVQSHISLTGHQIGSQMIVVSGQTWNELSADQQEVLQEAVGSVRADNRACIEEAEEEILQEWRAEGSIEVVDDVDVEAFRSQVQEYFAQNLEGEQRELYESFQETE; from the coding sequence ATGCGCAAGACGACCCGACTGATGGCCCTGTTCCCCGCCGTGGTGCTCGCCGCCACCGCCTGCGGCAGCGGAGGTGGATCCGGCGACGAGGAACCGGTCCTGACCTTCGCCAACAGCTACACCGAGGACCACCCCCACACCCGGTGCGGCATCGACCTGGTCGCCGAGCGCGTGGCCGAGGCCGACGCCGGGTTCTCCGTCGACACCTTCCCCAACAGCACGCTCGGCTCCAACACCGAGACCTTCGCCTCGGTGATGTCGGGCGACATCGATATGGACGTGCAGGGCTCGGCGGCGCTCGGGTCCTCCTACGAGCCGATCGGTGTCCTGGACGCCGCCTACGCGTTCCGCGACGCCGACCACCTGTTCGGCTACTTCGACTCCGAGGCCTCCCAGCCCCTCCGCGACGGGTTCGAGGAGGCCACCGGCGTCAAGATCCTCGACGCCTGGTACTTCGGCGACCGTCACTTCACCGCCAACGAGCCCATCCGCACCCCCGGCGACCTGGCCGGACTGCGCATGCGCTTCCCGGACTCGCCCATCTACCTCGCCAACGCCGAGGCCATGGGCGCCGAGCCGACCACGGTCGCCTTCGAGGAGGTCTACCTCGCCCTGCAACAGGGGACCGTGGACGGCCAGGAGAACCCCATCCCCACCATCGCCGGTGACAACTTCGACGAGGTGCAGTCGCACATCAGCCTCACCGGCCACCAGATCGGCTCGCAGATGATCGTCGTCTCCGGCCAGACCTGGAACGAGCTGTCGGCCGATCAGCAGGAGGTCCTCCAGGAGGCGGTCGGCTCGGTGCGCGCGGACAACCGCGCGTGCATCGAGGAGGCCGAGGAGGAGATTCTGCAGGAGTGGCGTGCCGAGGGTTCCATCGAGGTCGTCGACGACGTGGACGTCGAGGCGTTCCGGAGCCAGGTACAGGAGTACTTCGCGCAGAACCTGGAGGGCGAGCAGCGCGAGCTGTACGAGTCCTTCCAGGAGACCGAGTAG
- a CDS encoding bifunctional sugar phosphate isomerase/epimerase/4-hydroxyphenylpyruvate dioxygenase family protein: protein MRRSIATVSLSGTLEEKLRAAARVGFDGVEIFENDLIGSVLPPREVRTLAESLGLTIDLYQPFRDFEGVDEDRLERNLRRAEAKFALMVELGVDVMLVCSSVAAQSVDDDARAAAQLRRLAETAAPYGVRIAYEALAWGRWVDDYRHAWRLVREADHPGLGVCLDSFHILSRGHDPSGIRDIPGEKIFFLQLADAPLMPMDVLHWSRHHRCFPGQGAFDLTRFTGHVLAAGYEGPLSLEVFNDVFRASDPERTAADALRSLAVLEDETARAREREEEPGRGGERPSRDGDPSGKAGRPEPSTRPASPAALTRLPAPTRAQGYAFVEIAAPEHSAGGVRAALASLGFRHTRDHRSKPVQLWSNGDVRVLLNATDPQLGHTWSGDAAVTALGVDVEDADAAMRRAERLLAPTLPRRRDPAEAALHAVAAPDGTSIFFCAQDPGDGQDWLSDFTVPVEGPTGTGRAVLGGIDHVGLFQPFDHFDEASLFYRSVLGLEPDDGVELAAPDGMVRSRAMSRDGAGPRIALNASLLGRGPYEDVRGGPQHVAFGCEDVFAVARAMRAHGAEPLRIPDNYYADLACRTDLEPLEVERMREFGVLYDRAGDGEFRHFYTPMLDGRLFLEVVQRTGGYAGYGSANSPFRMAAQRAEASR, encoded by the coding sequence ATGCGGCGTTCCATCGCCACGGTCTCACTCAGCGGCACCCTGGAGGAGAAGCTCAGGGCCGCGGCCCGGGTGGGCTTCGACGGTGTGGAGATCTTCGAGAACGACCTCATCGGGTCGGTGCTCCCGCCCCGCGAGGTACGGACTCTGGCCGAGTCGCTGGGCCTGACCATCGACCTCTACCAGCCCTTCCGTGACTTCGAGGGCGTGGACGAGGACCGGTTGGAGCGCAACCTCCGGCGGGCCGAGGCCAAGTTCGCCCTCATGGTGGAACTGGGGGTGGACGTGATGCTGGTGTGTTCCAGTGTCGCGGCGCAGTCGGTCGACGACGACGCCCGCGCCGCCGCGCAGCTGCGGCGGCTGGCCGAGACCGCGGCGCCCTACGGGGTCCGCATCGCCTACGAGGCACTGGCGTGGGGGCGGTGGGTCGACGACTACCGGCACGCCTGGCGCCTGGTCCGGGAGGCCGACCACCCCGGCCTGGGCGTGTGCCTGGACAGCTTCCACATCCTGTCCCGGGGCCATGACCCGTCCGGGATCAGGGACATCCCCGGCGAGAAGATCTTCTTCCTCCAGCTCGCCGACGCGCCGCTGATGCCCATGGACGTCCTGCACTGGAGCCGCCACCACCGCTGCTTCCCCGGGCAGGGCGCCTTCGACCTGACGCGGTTCACCGGACACGTGCTGGCCGCCGGGTACGAGGGGCCGCTGTCCCTGGAGGTCTTCAACGACGTGTTCCGTGCCTCCGACCCCGAACGCACGGCCGCCGACGCGCTGAGGTCGCTGGCCGTGCTGGAGGACGAGACGGCCCGGGCCCGGGAGCGCGAGGAGGAGCCCGGCCGGGGCGGCGAGCGGCCTTCCCGGGACGGCGACCCCTCGGGGAAGGCGGGCCGCCCGGAGCCGTCCACGCGGCCCGCGTCCCCGGCCGCGCTCACCCGGCTGCCCGCGCCGACCCGCGCCCAGGGGTACGCGTTCGTCGAGATCGCGGCGCCCGAGCACTCGGCCGGGGGAGTGCGCGCGGCCCTGGCGTCCCTGGGGTTCCGGCACACCCGCGACCACCGCTCCAAACCGGTCCAGCTGTGGTCCAACGGCGACGTCCGCGTGCTGCTCAACGCCACGGATCCCCAGCTGGGCCACACCTGGAGCGGTGACGCGGCGGTCACCGCCCTCGGCGTCGACGTGGAGGACGCCGACGCGGCGATGCGGAGGGCGGAGCGGCTGCTGGCCCCGACCCTGCCCCGGCGGCGCGACCCGGCCGAGGCCGCCCTGCACGCCGTGGCGGCGCCCGACGGCACCTCGATCTTCTTCTGCGCCCAGGACCCGGGGGACGGACAGGACTGGCTGTCCGACTTCACCGTTCCGGTGGAGGGGCCGACCGGCACGGGCCGGGCCGTCCTCGGCGGCATCGACCACGTGGGGCTGTTCCAGCCCTTCGACCACTTCGACGAGGCCTCGCTCTTCTACCGGTCCGTCCTGGGCCTGGAACCCGACGACGGTGTCGAACTGGCCGCGCCCGACGGCATGGTGCGCAGCCGGGCGATGAGTCGCGACGGCGCGGGACCGCGCATCGCCCTCAACGCCTCCCTGCTCGGTCGTGGGCCCTACGAGGACGTGCGCGGCGGTCCCCAGCACGTCGCCTTCGGCTGCGAGGACGTGTTCGCGGTCGCGCGCGCCATGCGGGCGCACGGCGCCGAGCCGCTGCGCATCCCCGACAACTACTACGCCGACCTCGCCTGCCGCACGGATCTGGAACCCCTGGAGGTGGAGCGCATGCGCGAGTTCGGCGTCCTGTACGACCGGGCGGGGGACGGCGAGTTCCGGCACTTCTACACACCGATGCTCGACGGCCGGCTCTTCCTGGAGGTCGTCCAGCGCACGGGCGGGTACGCGGGCTACGGCTCCGCCAACAGCCCCTTCCGCATGGCGGCGCAGCGAGCGGAGGCGAGCCGTTGA
- a CDS encoding shikimate dehydrogenase, with protein sequence MSVGTRVEESDAGSSLVGLIGTGIGPSLTPPMHEREAAELGRRLIYRTIDLTEAGLPPDAVGGLVGSARHLGFNGLNITHPCKQLVLPALDGLTPDAAALGAVNTVVFESGRAIGHNTDWSAFAQCLERGLPEAPRERVVVLGAGGAGAAVAYALLGSGTREVTVVDTDAARARGLAERLGGLVPGTECRTAGADALGALLSETDGLVNATPTGMAHHPGTPVPAELLRPPMWVADIVYRPLRTELLALAEERGCATLRGGEMAVFQAAQAFSLFTGLDPDPERMLAHFHTLIA encoded by the coding sequence TTGAGCGTGGGGACGCGTGTGGAGGAGTCGGACGCCGGCTCCTCCCTGGTGGGGCTCATCGGGACCGGCATCGGGCCCTCCCTGACACCGCCGATGCACGAGCGGGAGGCGGCCGAGCTCGGCCGCCGGTTGATCTACCGGACCATCGACCTCACCGAAGCGGGCCTGCCCCCGGACGCGGTGGGCGGCCTGGTGGGGTCGGCCCGGCACCTGGGCTTCAACGGCCTCAACATCACCCACCCGTGCAAACAGCTCGTGCTGCCCGCGCTGGACGGGCTCACCCCCGACGCGGCCGCGCTGGGGGCGGTGAACACGGTGGTGTTCGAGTCCGGTCGGGCCATCGGGCACAACACCGACTGGTCGGCGTTCGCCCAGTGCCTCGAGCGCGGACTGCCCGAGGCGCCCCGCGAACGCGTCGTGGTCCTGGGCGCCGGCGGGGCGGGCGCGGCGGTGGCCTACGCGCTGCTCGGATCGGGGACCCGGGAGGTGACCGTGGTCGACACCGACGCGGCCCGGGCCCGGGGCCTGGCCGAGCGCCTCGGCGGGCTCGTTCCGGGAACGGAGTGCCGAACCGCCGGGGCGGACGCGCTCGGCGCGCTGCTGTCGGAGACGGACGGCCTGGTCAACGCGACACCGACGGGGATGGCGCACCACCCGGGCACCCCGGTGCCGGCGGAGCTGTTGCGTCCGCCGATGTGGGTGGCCGACATCGTCTACCGGCCGCTGCGCACCGAGCTGCTGGCCCTGGCCGAGGAACGCGGGTGCGCGACCCTGCGGGGAGGGGAGATGGCGGTGTTCCAGGCCGCCCAGGCGTTCAGCCTGTTCACGGGCCTGGACCCCGACCCCGAGCGCATGCTCGCCCACTTCCACACCCTCATCGCCTGA
- a CDS encoding DUF1707 domain-containing protein codes for MNDHDDPLPAHPAPAGGLRASHQDRDAVVDLLRDAAAEGRIDYDELDERLERALTSKTHAELAALTADLPAPQGAGHQRSPLVLKGGLSGATRGPGRWEAPAHVIAHGGVGGVRIDFSRVQSRLREILVEAYGETSGVMVVIPDGWAADTAGMDPGAGGLKDKTTSDRLPGTPLIRLTGSGGMGGVVIRHPNRRERRKLDDNPS; via the coding sequence GTGAACGACCACGACGACCCCCTCCCCGCGCACCCCGCTCCGGCCGGGGGACTGCGCGCCTCCCATCAGGACCGGGACGCGGTGGTGGACCTCCTGCGCGACGCGGCGGCCGAGGGACGCATCGACTACGACGAGCTGGACGAGCGCCTGGAACGGGCACTGACGTCCAAGACCCACGCCGAACTGGCCGCCTTGACCGCCGACCTGCCCGCGCCGCAGGGCGCCGGGCACCAGCGGTCGCCGCTGGTGCTCAAGGGAGGGCTGAGCGGCGCCACGCGCGGCCCCGGGCGGTGGGAGGCGCCCGCCCACGTGATCGCCCACGGCGGTGTGGGCGGCGTGAGGATCGACTTCAGCCGGGTCCAGAGCCGCCTGCGGGAGATCCTCGTGGAGGCCTACGGGGAGACGTCCGGTGTCATGGTCGTCATCCCCGACGGCTGGGCCGCCGACACCGCGGGCATGGACCCCGGCGCCGGCGGCCTCAAGGACAAGACCACCTCCGACCGCCTCCCGGGGACGCCGCTGATCCGGTTGACCGGATCCGGCGGCATGGGAGGGGTGGTCATCCGCCACCCCAACCGCAGGGAGCGGCGCAAGCTCGACGACAACCCGAGCTAG